In Phoenix dactylifera cultivar Barhee BC4 chromosome 11, palm_55x_up_171113_PBpolish2nd_filt_p, whole genome shotgun sequence, the following are encoded in one genomic region:
- the LOC103714747 gene encoding uncharacterized protein LOC103714747: protein MKERRKRSGHFLCFGAVDLPEKDASMKTGESSAGSSGRTDVLVPETHRHRRRWLDRRFLANIFRSAVFVSSLNRIGRSVARMASDDKPAAELSGKFSDSNDRTEDTILSLSSLSSSTSYSASSSCLSSASSSSFRELEHKQKPELRQKRVSPRSESKNPPRPPAAARNYDSATGLFLLLLSLSAMVFCGRLYAILWTSSWLCLVPRRNSDAGLAVENATAEEPPELRRSLEESEKKRVVLEGLLERNRRI from the exons ATGAAAGAGAGAAGGAAGCGGAGCGGCCACTTCCTCTGTTTCGGCGCCGTCGATCTGCCGGAGAAAGATGCGTCCATGAAGACAGGAGAGAGCTCCGCCGGATCTTCCGGGAGAACGGACGTTCTCGTGCCGGAGACCCACCGCCACCGCCGGCGGTGGCTCGACCGCCGGTTTCTCGCGAACATCTTCAGATCGGCGGTGTTTGTTTCCTCTCTG AATCGAATCGGGCGCTCGGTGGCGCGGATGGCCTCCGACGATAAACCGGCGGCGGAATTGAGCGGGAAATTTTCAGACAGCAACGATCGGACGGAAGACACGATCTTGTCGCTGTCCTCCTTGTCGTCGTCGACTTCATATTCCGCTTCCTCTTCTTGCTTGTCCTCGGCGTCCTCTTCTTCGTTCCGAGAGCTGGAGCACAAACAGAAGCCGGAGCTCCGGCAGAAGAGGGTATCACCTAGATCTGAATCGAAGAATCCCCCGCGACCGCCGGCGGCGGCTAGGAATTACGATTCGGCCaccggcctcttcctcctcctcctaagcCTATCGGCGATGGTGTTCTGTGGACGCCTTTACGCGATCCTGTGGACGTCGTCGTGGCTCTGCCTCGTTCCTCGACGGAACTCCGACGCCGGATTGGCGGTGGAGAACGCCACGGCAGAGGAGCCGCCGGAGCTCCGGCGGAGTCTGGAGGAGAGCGAGAAGAAAAGGGTCGTCTTGGAGGGACTACTGGAAAGAAACCGAAGGATTTGA
- the LOC103714746 gene encoding uncharacterized protein LOC103714746 — MAEAKEEGANGVAEGVAVLDFDMLCATVALQTQGFSEKRRKGVAETEEEEREEGGEFGGVQRMWEGDVLDCLEDRRIAIEAACCPCYRFGKNMRRANLGSCFLQGTAYFVLALLVLSNLIAFSMTKRYSFLFIGVASAISFGIYLGYFRTRMRKQFNIRGSDGHLDDCVNHLICPCCTLCQESRTLEMNNVQDGVWHGRGDTICLGGGGEGSKAFITLHQPPLMPTRSPELCSMERTSDNGAHSWITDESDDRHSEPLVPSALLEQH, encoded by the exons ATGGCTGAGGCGAAGGAGGAGGGGGCGAACGGGGTGGCGGAGGGGGTGGCGGTGCTGGATTTCGACATGCTCTGCGCCACCGTGGCGCTCCAGACGCAGGGGTTctcggagaagaggaggaagggggtggccgagacggaggaggaggagcgggAGGAGGGAGGGGAGTTTGGTGGGGTGCAGCGGATGTGGGAGGGAGATGTTCTCGATTGTTTGGAGGATCGGCGGATCGCGATCGAGGCCGCATG TTGCCCGTGCTATAGATTTGGGAAGAACATGCGGAGAGCCAATCTTGGGTCTTGTTTTCTTCAG GGAACTGCCTATTTTGTTCTTGCACTTCTTGTATTATCCAACCTCATTGCTTTTAGCATGACCAAGCGGTATAGCTTTCTATTTATTGGAGTTGCTTCTGCTATCTCATTTGGAATATATCTGGGTTATTTTCGGACAAGGATGCGAAAGCAGTTTAACATAAGG GGCAGCGACGGTCATTTAGATGATTGTGTTAACCATCTCATCTGCCCCTGCTGTACACTATGCCAG GAGTCCAGAACGCTGGAGATGAACAATGTCCAAGATGGTGTGTGGCATGGCCGGGGTGATACTATATGCTTAGGCGGTGGTGGTGAAGGAAGCAAGGCGTTTATTACTCTCCATCAGCCTCCTTTGATGCCAACCAGGTCCCCCGAGCTCTGTAGCATGGAAAGAACATCAGACAATGGTGCACACTCATGGATCACAGATGAATCAGATGATAGGCATTCAGAACCTTTGGTGCCATCAGCCCTACTGGAACAGCATTGA